One Spodoptera frugiperda isolate SF20-4 chromosome 30, AGI-APGP_CSIRO_Sfru_2.0, whole genome shotgun sequence genomic window carries:
- the LOC118270095 gene encoding brain-specific homeobox protein homolog codes for MNPPTQSPAFHIAGNGFAATASTGPTFQHWMPHQSTAMSVPVTAPNQHIWHNGQSAGWPAPAVRPQGLPAANKKPKRVRTAFTTDQLSALENEFKLAPFLNRTRRFQLADMLQLKEKTIKIWFQNRRMKEKKDRAECQSSSIDSTDNIEGPILHYPVVAPSYPEATMPTTPNLVPQQPQYSLFGTQAIIPPGNIPAQPYQEEVQAPPQVEARCLLVSQELPAPIVPNEMNNFSWPDETEDQMLTSL; via the exons ATGAACCCACCGACTCAATCACCAGCGTTTCACATCGCAGGCAATGGTTTCGCTGCAACGGCCTCGACAGGTCCAAcg TTCCAACATTGGATGCCACATCAGAGTACAGCTATGTCGGTCCCAGTGACTGCGCCAAATCAGCACATTTGGCACAACGGACAGTCGGCCGGATGGCCAGCGCCAGCGGTGAGACCTCAGGGTCTCCCAGCCGCAAACAAGAAGCCTAAACGTGTAAGAACCGCGTTTACAACGGATCAACTGTCGGCACTAGAGAACGAGTTTAAGTTGGCTCCTTTTTTGAACCGAACACGTCGGTTCCAGTTAGCCGATATGTTGCAACTTAAAGAGAAAACCATTAAGATTTGGTTTCAAAATCGACGTATGAAGGAGAAAAAGGACCGAGCAGAGTGCCAAAGCTCTTCCATTGATAGTACTGATAATATCGAGGGCCCAATACTGCACTATCCGGTCGTGGCTCCAAGTTACCCAGAAGCAACTATGCCGACGACACCAAATTTAGTGCCACAGCAACCTCAATACTCCCTGTTCGGTACTCAAGCCATTATTCCTCCGGGCAATATACCGGCACAACCTTACCAAGAAGAAGTGCAAGCTCCTCCGCAAGTAGAAGCACGATGTCTACTGGTATCACAGGAGCTGCCAGCTCCAATTGTACCCAATGAGATGAACAACTTTTCCTGGCCTGATGAGACAGAAGATCAAATGTTAACCtcattgtaa
- the LOC126912849 gene encoding homeobox protein ceh-1-like: MPHQSTDMSVPVTAPNQHIWHNGQSAGWPAPAVRPQGLPAANKKPKRVRTAFTTDQLSALENEFKLAPFLNRTRRFQLADILQLKERTIKIWFQNRRMKEKKDRAENQSSSIDSTDNIEGPILHYPVVAPSYPEATMPTTPNLVPQQPQYSLFGTQAIIPPGNIPAQPYQEEVQAPPQVEARCLLVSQELPAPIVPNEMNNFSWPDETEDQLLTSL; this comes from the coding sequence ATGCCACATCAGAGTACAGATATGTCGGTCCCAGTGACTGCGCCAAATCAGCACATTTGGCACAACGGACAGTCGGCCGGATGGCCAGCGCCAGCGGTGAGACCTCAGGGTCTCCCAGCCGCAAACAAGAAGCCTAAACGTGTAAGAACCGCGTTTACAACGGATCAACTGTCGGCACTAGAGAACGAGTTTAAGTTGGCTCCTTTTTTGAACCGAACACGTCGGTTCCAGTTAGCCGATATATTGCAACTTAAAGAGCGAACCATAAAGATTTGGTTTCAAAATCGACGTATGAAGGAGAAAAAGGACCGAGCAGAGAACCAAAGCTCTTCCATTGATAGTACTGATAATATCGAGGGGCCAATACTGCACTATCCGGTCGTGGCCCCAAGTTACCCAGAAGCAACTATGCCGACGACACCAAATTTAGTGCCACAACAACCTCAATACTCCCTGTTTGGTACTCAAGCCATTATTCCTCCGGGCAATATACCGGCACAACCTTACCAAGAAGAAGTGCAAGCTCCTCCGCAAGTAGAAGCACGATGTCTACTGGTATCACAGGAGCTGCCAGCTCCAATTGTACCCAATGAGATGAACAACTTTTCCTGGCCTGATGAGACAGAAGATCAACTGTTAACGtcattgtaa